The window TTGCAGGGTCATTAGAAGTAACAAAATCAAGTGTTCCGGCAAAGACATCATTTCTTCCCGAGCAACCTGCGACTTGTGTATTTGCAGCATAAGGAACTCCAAAAACATCAAGCTCTACATACATATCGTAGGTATTTCTTAATTCAGTATTGCTAAAAACCGAATAAAGATTATCAACATTATACGTATAAGGAACAGACGTCGGAGAAATATTTTTATTCATAAACGGTGTGATGTATCTTCCGATCTCAATTCTTTTCACATTCGTATCACTTAAAGCATATGTCGTTTGATTTTTCGGAACTAAAGCAAGATGCACTCCTCCAATTCTGTCATAATTATCACATAAAGCTCCGATGGTAACATTCATGGTAATTTTATTCTGAAAAGAATTCAGCTCTGCATCCGTTAATTTTTTAGCATATCTGTAATTGGCAAGTCGGATTGTATTTGCCGGAACTGGATTAGAAACGTTGGCAGCATAACCGTCATAAAAAACGATTTGTGAAAATACATTGATGTTTGTCTGAGCCTGCATTTTAAAAAGTCCTGTGAAGACCAATAAAGGAAGTAGAATTTTTTTCATTTAAAAATTTAGATTTTTGATTTCGCACCAAAAATAACAATTAAAACAACACCAAGCTTTATTAAAGTACCCAATGAGTATCAATACGCTAAAAATTTATTAATATTAATTATCATTTAACAAAAATAAAGTTAAAATAATAGCAGCTTACTACCTTATTTAAATCTCGTTTCCCAATATTAATTTATGAACTTCGTCTAATATGAACGTGCCTATTCAGAAACGTAAGCACAATTCATTCAACTTCTAAACCTTCTTTATGCAAAACAAAAAAGACCGCTTCTTACGAAACAGTCTTTATATATTTTCATTTAAATATTAATCTCTCATTTTTGCAATCACATCGATTCCACCTTTGGTAATATCTCCTATTTTACAGATAATCTCGGTATCAAGCGGCAAGAAAACATCCATTCTAGAACCGAATTTAATAAATCCGAATTCATGGCCGGCTTTTGCGTTATCACCAGGATTACAATAGAAAACAATTCTTCTCGCCACATATCCTGCGATTTGTCTGAATACCACTTTATGATTGGTTAAACTTTGTACCGCAACCGTGGTTCTTTCGTTTTCAGTAGACGACTTTTCGTGCCATGCAACCAAATATTTACCCGGATGATATTTTTTATAAATAACATCTCCAGAAACTGGATATCTACAAATGTGAACATTTAACGGAGACATAAAGATTGAAACCTGAATTGCTTTTCCTTTGATAAACTCATCTTCCTCTACTTCTTTAATCATTACAACTTTTCCATCTACAGGAGCAATTACATTTTCTACATGATCTAAAATATCACGGTTTGGAACTCTAAAGAACCAAAATACCAAACTGTAAATAACCAATAAGGGTACAATAATCAAAAGCGCCCACATTTCGAGAAAATAAATAGATGCCGCTGCAATAATTGCGAAAAGTATAGTTGCTACCGTAATAGTTCCTTTCGACTCTTTATGTAATTTCATAATGATACTAATTGTTGTTTGTTATGGTCAACACGCATTGTGAAGTATAACAATTATATAAGTTTAAATAAATTTTTCTAAAATAAAGTACAAATATACGACAGGAACGCAAATTAAAAAACTATCAAGTCTATCTAATACTCCACCGTGCCCAGGGATTATGTTTCCGCTGTCTTTTACACCAAAATTTCTTTTCAATTGACTTTCTACCAAATCTCCCAAAGGAGCAAATGCTGCAATCAGAAAACCTACAACCATCCAGTTTCCACGAAGTTGCGGTTGATATTGTTCTACAAAATATGAAAGCACTAACGTTAAAACAACGCCGCCAATATAACCTTCCCAGGTTTTTTTTGGTGAAATTTTTGGTGCCATTTTATGTTTCCCAAAGAATTTGCCGACAAGATAGGCAAAGGTATCACTGCTCCAAATCAATACAAATAGGAAAATAACTTCCAGTGAGAACGTATTTTCAATTGAAGAATATTTAGGCAAACCTAAAGCAAAAGAAAACGGTAAAGCAACATAGATCACGGTAAAAATAAGTTTTCCGCTGTCGATGTACAGTTCGTTTGAAAATTTAAATAGCGTAATTACCGCAATAAGGGTTAATGAAATCGCCAAGATTTCCGATAGCCTGAAGTCAAAATAAAATCCATGCTGAAAATATCGTTTAGAGAAAACATAGAAAATAAAGATTACCAACGGAAAAACAATCCACTTTTCGTAGCCATCTCCGAATTTCATGATTTTCATGCATTCCCATGTTCCAACAAGCAAAAGAAAGCTAATTAAGCCATAGTATAAATATTGCTGCTGAACGAGTCCCGGAGAAATCGAGTCTAAAAGCTGTGCACCAAAAGGTGTTGCACAAAGAAATATGACGGCTACATAAACCAGCCCTGAAAGCGTTCTCTGTATAAGGTTTTTGTCCAAAATTTAAAATTTAGAAATGATGTTAATCCTCAATTAAGAGTAAAAACAGCTTCGTATTATTGTTTGCAGCGGCATCCAGCTTAGAGTGGTTTCCGCTGATTGAAGTAAGGTTTTTGATATTTCCGGTACGTTTTATCTTGCCCATGGCGTCATTCAAATTATTGACAATCTGAGAGACGTTTGCCATAATAATAATTTTACCAGGAAGTCTTGAAGAATGATAGTGCAGGATATTATTGTGCGAAAGCATAATTCTGCCGTCGTACGCAATAAGATATTCACATGAAATAAAAGCAGCATCATTACTCGATTCCAGCTCGGGAGTATTGTTTGTTTTTATCACATTCAAAAAACCCTGAAGATCTTTATCACAACAAAACACAGAGTTAATCCCCTCGATTTTCAAAATCTGGTTTAAGGTCTGCAATGCTTCTGCCTCATCGGCACAATAGTTGAAAAAGCCACCAGAATGCGTAAATAATTGCGCAAACTTGTAGTCGAGATCTGCATTTTTCAGCGAATCTCCAAGCTTTTCCAGGCTCTGCTTCGTATCATCTTCGGGCTGGTTGGTTAGTTTGCTTACAATTCTTTTAAATAAACTCAACTTAGTATATTTTTAGTCAACTTATATACAAAAATAGAAAATATAATTATAATTCGTCTAAGAATATAGTTTAAATAACAAAAAACCCGACAAATAGATTATTCGCCGGGAGTTATTTTAAATCCTATTTGGATATTTTAGATTTGAGTAGAACTTTCAGGAGCCTGAATTTCATTATCCTTCAGTTCTTCGTTTGGTTGCTCTTCTTCTTTTTCAAGAATAGGAATTGTATTGGTCACCGGTTTTTCTGTCAATTCCGGGTCCCAAGCTCTTTTACCGAAAATTTCTTCTAAATCTTCACGGAAGATCACCTCTTTCTCTAACAGTTTATTAGCTAAAGCATTCAGTTTATCTTTATTCTCAGTAAGAATTCTTACTGCTCTCTCGTATTGGTTTTCGATAATACCTTTAATTTCGGCATCAATCTTAGAAGCTGTAGCTTCAGAATAGGGCTTACCAAAACTATATTCTGACTGGCCTGAGCTGTCATAATAAGAAATATTCCCAATATTCGGACTCAATCCGTAGATGGTTACCATCGCCTGAGCTCTTTTCGTCACCGTTTCAAGATCAGAAAGTGCACCTGTAGAAATATTATCAAAGATTACCTGCTCTGCAGCTCTTCCTCCTAAAGTAGCACACATCTCGTCTAGCATCTGTTCCGTTGTAGACAACTGTCTTTCTTCAGGAAGATACCATGCTGCTCCTAAAGATTTCCCTCTCGGAACAATTGTTACCTTAAGAAGCGGTGAAGCGTGCTCTACCAACCAAGAAATTGTCGCATGACCAGCTTCGTGAAAGGCTACTCTTCTTTTCTCAGAAGGCTTGATTGCCATATTTTTCTTTTCAAGACCACCAATAATTCTGTCTACTGCATCAAGAAAATCTTGTTTAGTTACAGATTCATGACTGTTTCTTGCTGCAATAAGCGCAGCCTCGTTACAAACATTTGCAATATCTGCTCCACTGAAACCAGGAGTTTGCTTAGATAAAAACTCTCTGTCTATATTTTCGTCTAATTTGATTTTCTTTAAATGAACATCAAAAATTTCTCTTCTTTCATGCAATTCCGGAAGGTCAACATATACAGAACGGTCAAAACGACCCGCTCTCATTAATGCTTTATCTAGAATATCTGCTCTGTTGGTTGCTGCCATTACGATAACGTTGACATCGGTACCAAAACCATCCATTTCTGTAAGAAGCTGGTTTAGGGTATTTTCTCTTTCGTCGTTTCCGCCAGAGAAATTATTTTTACCTCTTGCTCTACCAATAGCATCAATCTCATCAATAAAGATAATTGCCGGAGATTTTGCTCTTGCTTGCGCAAATAAGTCTCTTACTCTTGACGCTCCTACCCCAACAAACATTTCTACAAAATCTGAACCAGACAATGAGAAGAAAGGAACTTTAGCTTCACCTGCTACCGCTTTCGCCAATAAGGTTTTACCTGTTCCCGGAGGGCCTACCAAAAGTACACCTTTAGGAATTTTACCTCCTAATTTTGTATATTTTTCAGAATTTTTCAAGAAATCTACAACTTCCTGTACTTCCTCTTTTGCACCTTCTAAACCTGCAACATCTTTAAATGTTGTTTGAATTTTTTCTTTTTCGTCAAAAAGTTTTGC is drawn from Chryseobacterium muglaense and contains these coding sequences:
- a CDS encoding phosphatidylserine decarboxylase family protein gives rise to the protein MKLHKESKGTITVATILFAIIAAASIYFLEMWALLIIVPLLVIYSLVFWFFRVPNRDILDHVENVIAPVDGKVVMIKEVEEDEFIKGKAIQVSIFMSPLNVHICRYPVSGDVIYKKYHPGKYLVAWHEKSSTENERTTVAVQSLTNHKVVFRQIAGYVARRIVFYCNPGDNAKAGHEFGFIKFGSRMDVFLPLDTEIICKIGDITKGGIDVIAKMRD
- a CDS encoding phosphatidate cytidylyltransferase, encoding MDKNLIQRTLSGLVYVAVIFLCATPFGAQLLDSISPGLVQQQYLYYGLISFLLLVGTWECMKIMKFGDGYEKWIVFPLVIFIFYVFSKRYFQHGFYFDFRLSEILAISLTLIAVITLFKFSNELYIDSGKLIFTVIYVALPFSFALGLPKYSSIENTFSLEVIFLFVLIWSSDTFAYLVGKFFGKHKMAPKISPKKTWEGYIGGVVLTLVLSYFVEQYQPQLRGNWMVVGFLIAAFAPLGDLVESQLKRNFGVKDSGNIIPGHGGVLDRLDSFLICVPVVYLYFILEKFI
- a CDS encoding LUD domain-containing protein → MSLFKRIVSKLTNQPEDDTKQSLEKLGDSLKNADLDYKFAQLFTHSGGFFNYCADEAEALQTLNQILKIEGINSVFCCDKDLQGFLNVIKTNNTPELESSNDAAFISCEYLIAYDGRIMLSHNNILHYHSSRLPGKIIIMANVSQIVNNLNDAMGKIKRTGNIKNLTSISGNHSKLDAAANNNTKLFLLLIED
- the ftsH gene encoding ATP-dependent zinc metalloprotease FtsH, with translation MNNKGFNWFFPVMIIALLLFFVATSMGDNSAKSIDEDSFFKEMQAGKIQKVLIDKQKQNAEVYLTKAAKTETVKAQEKSSNPFSSLGMTPKADYTLKYGDLQLFLSKFETLKAENPALKTTKDYAEGESPLMSILIQALIWITILGLFYFILFRKMGGGGGPGGQIFSIGKSKAKLFDEKEKIQTTFKDVAGLEGAKEEVQEVVDFLKNSEKYTKLGGKIPKGVLLVGPPGTGKTLLAKAVAGEAKVPFFSLSGSDFVEMFVGVGASRVRDLFAQARAKSPAIIFIDEIDAIGRARGKNNFSGGNDERENTLNQLLTEMDGFGTDVNVIVMAATNRADILDKALMRAGRFDRSVYVDLPELHERREIFDVHLKKIKLDENIDREFLSKQTPGFSGADIANVCNEAALIAARNSHESVTKQDFLDAVDRIIGGLEKKNMAIKPSEKRRVAFHEAGHATISWLVEHASPLLKVTIVPRGKSLGAAWYLPEERQLSTTEQMLDEMCATLGGRAAEQVIFDNISTGALSDLETVTKRAQAMVTIYGLSPNIGNISYYDSSGQSEYSFGKPYSEATASKIDAEIKGIIENQYERAVRILTENKDKLNALANKLLEKEVIFREDLEEIFGKRAWDPELTEKPVTNTIPILEKEEEQPNEELKDNEIQAPESSTQI